One Fusarium poae strain DAOMC 252244 chromosome 4, whole genome shotgun sequence DNA window includes the following coding sequences:
- a CDS encoding hypothetical protein (BUSCO:30738at5125), which translates to MSSLAEPRRPRLLPQNRKLRHLRGIWLRNLSFAPTSLRTADDADLATKLPVLRETDQLHPSRSSESLRKDNVRHDALRPQQKRRTSLSLAHANPIARQKNLESFLEESVGDVFYSLHVDGDAEPIYISEVRERATSFNFKFFSLENCTHVISRCDSLIIRVWARRPKSETWTFLLDESIDLRRLNFIGTLMDRNFPPNALVFHLEDGIYSFDFPNKISEPKQAPTVPTSSYTALMKLANLESSIEDAMETQHRLMEEINNMLDDSPVDKSETAQEAVSAAEKYVAAQQRSNNLAQKKRDDLRESIRTRREAIAKGRKLEAQAETDMANNREKLTASKELLEETQQQIRGQRRRICSELADIFPITPIPNAPPLSFQICNIPLPNSTYDASTAKHISEDVLSAGLGFVALLTKHLQFYLSHPLPYPIDWFGSRSYARDDISQLSEKTVSRREFPLYLPRGGSTAGQWRFEYAWFLLNKNIEALCSSQGLRVVDIRHSLPNLKYLLYVCSAGSDQVPERKKGGVRGLWAGRLKGRMSTMSAQLDGDNSSLNESRRDSTDSEMNHHGDALRDALLKSNGHNKIAGHDNDAHLESLDNLLSLPFGEGDTKFTLRTKGLRENVSR; encoded by the exons ATGTCTTCTCTCGCCGAACCTCGTCGCCCGCGTCTTCTCCCCCAGAATCGCAAGCTTCGTCACCTTCGCGGAATATGGCTGCGCAATTTGTCCTTTGCGCCCACCAGTCTTCGAACTGCAGACGACGCTGACCTGGCTACTAAGCTGCCCGTTCTTAGGGAAACGGACCAATTACATCCGTCGCGATCGTCGGAGAGCTTGAGGAAGGATAATGTGCGACATGATGCTTTGCGACCTCAGCAGAAACGCAGGACGAGCTTGAGTTTGGCGCATGCCAATCCTATTGCAAGACAAAAGAATTTAGAGTCGTTTCTTGAAGAGTCCGTTGGGGACGTCTTTTATTCATTGCATGTGGATGGCGACGCTGAGCCTATTTACATCAGCGAGGTGCGCGAACGAGCGACG AGTTTCAACTTTAAATTCTTCAGCTTGGAAAATTGCACACATGTTATTTCAAGATGCGATTCGTTAATCATTCGAGTCTGGGCAAGACGACCGAAATCCGAGACATGGACCTTTCTCCTCGACGAATCAATCGATCTGCGCCGCCTCAACTTCATAGGCACTCTTATGGATCGAAACTTTCCTCCAAACGCACTGGTATTTCATCTCGAAGACGGCATTTACTCATTCGACTTTCCAAATAAGATATCGGAACCGAAACAAGCACCGACAGTACCGACGTCGTCATATACCGCGCTCATGAAGTTGGCCAACTTGGAGAGCTCGATAGAAGACGCAATGGAGACGCAACATCGATTGATGGAGGAAATCAATAATATGCTCGATGACTCGCCGGTCGATAAGTCAGAAACGGCGCAAGAAGCTGTCTCTGCGGCGGAAAAATATGTGGCCGCGCAACAACGCTCCAACAATTTGGCGCAAAAGAAACGGGATGATCTACGGGAATCGATAAGGACCCGGCGCGAAGCTATCGCCAAAGGAAGAAAACTTGAAGCTCAAGCGGAGACGGATATGGCCAATAACCGAGAGAAGTTGACTGCTTCTAAAGAGCTTCTCGAAGAAACGCAGCAACAAATCCGAGGGCAGCGACGGCGCATATGTTCTGAACTTGCGGATATATTCCCCATTACACCAATCCCTAATGCGCCACCGCTTTCGTTCCAAATATGCAATATACCGCTTCCGAATTCGACATATGATGCTTCGACTGCCAAACACATCTCTGAGGATGTTTTATCGGCTGGCCTGGGATTTGTTGCGTTGCTCACGAAACATTTACAGTTTTACCTATCGCATCCTTTACCATACCCGATAGACTGGTTCGGTTCTCGATCATATGCACGCGACGATATTTCCCAGTTATCAGAAAAGACCGTTTCGCGGAGGGAGTTCCCACTCTATTTACCTCGCGGAGGCTCTACAGCTGGACAATGGCGTTTTGAATACGCTTGGTTTCTACTCAACAAAAACATCGAAGCTCTCTGCTCATCTCAAGGCTTACGCGTGGTAGACATCAGACATTCCCTTCCAAACCTCAAATACTTGCTCTACGTCTGTAGCGCCGGAAGCGATCAAGTACCAGAGCGCAAGAAAGGCGGCGTTCGCGGATTATGGGCGGGCAGACTCAAGGGGAGAATGTCGACCATGTCAGCGCAATTGGACGGCGATAACAGTAGCTTGAATGAGAGTCGCAGGGATAGTACGGACAGCGAGATGAACCACCATGGGGATGCTTTAAGAGATGCGCTTCTTAAGAGTAATGGGCATAACAAGATTGCTGGGCATGATAATGATGCGCACTTGGAGAGTCTGGATAACTTGCTTTCATTACCATTTGGAGAGGGTGATACAAAGTTTACATTGAGGACTAAGGGTCTGAGAGAGAATGTTTCTAGATGA
- the FSR1 gene encoding fusarubin cluster-polyketide synthase, whose amino-acid sequence MASHLKLYLFGDQTFEIQPHLKTLFQKRDNLFLQDFLSKAYHAIRVELFKVPYSIRKDLPRFTCLEDLLLWDQSGQRCIALDMAMTTLYQLATFISQAGISSYDAQSTRVVGLCTGAFAAAAISCSSFTADLIPMAVYAVVTSFRTGLLVTDTARRVDPSQNMDQSWALLVPGHKASAGVEDFCNEHDLPLTSRPYISAYAPNGITVSGPPQRLVELAQYLSTKSITSKSIPIHGAYHAPHLYSQENARGIIANLMLNKATALSEQIPLLSGTGFKPEERSFATLLEDAVAQVLLHPLRWTSIFEDVKASLEDTSSEKFTVVPFGTNAEHLIYTALKKTSLRSLVPDTTIPNQKITLDSIPDSGTGKPKLAIVAMSGRFPGAKDNEAYWDLLYKGLDVHKPVPNLRWDQKTHVDPTGKNKNTGATPFGCWLDDPGQFDARFFNISPREAPQVDPSQRLALMTAYEAIEQAGIVPDATPSTRPDRVGVFYGVTSNDWMETNSAQNIDTYFIPGGNRAFIPGRINYFFKFSGPSYAIDTACSSSLAGIHLACNALWQNDVDTAIAGGTNVLTNPDFHAGLDRGHFLSRTGNCKTFDDGADGYCRGEGVATIIIKRLDDALAENDPILGVVLGAYTNHSAESESITRPHVGAQRVIFNKILNEAAVDPYTVSYVEMHGTGTQAGDATEMSSVLETFAPPVSDTKLARANTQKLYIGSAKANIGHGEAASGVCSVVKVLQMMQKNTIVPHCGIKTKINHRFPTDFEERNVRIAFEPTPWERISLDIPRRVMVNNFSAAGGNSALLIQDAPPKKQLTSGKDTRVQFPIAFTAKSGISLQGNLRSMLKFLAQSPDVSLAELSYTTTARRIHHQHRVLISGSTPSEICNKIETALENNTGVNRPKSAPKMVFSFTGQGAQYPGMGKQLFEENTFVREELLQLDRIAQNLGFPSMLPFIQSEEQDVAKFAPSLVQLASVSLQITLSKLWASWGIIPSAVVGHSLGEYAALNVSGVLSDTDTLFLVGGRAQLLETKCTRGTHAMLVVKGSQDEIAVALKGVEYETACINSLIETVLAGPNDQVAKVKEILTAASFKTTLLKVPYAFHSSQLEPVVSDIEALASRVSFSKPNIPVLCPLDGTVVQDYDIFSASYLAKHSRQPVNMLSALTTAYRDSTISDRHMMLEVGPHPAVTGMVKPTLGQQITCIASLQRGRAPWEMLSAALKTLYDAGSSINWADYQSNFPGSHSVVALPAYSWDLKDYWIKYVNDWTLRKGDPPLVINNAPKLESTTIHRVVEEDGDSNKTHIVVEADIARKDLSPLVQGHEVDGIPLCTPSVYADIGLTLGKYLLEKYQPQNKDNMVVVSDMTVSKALILRGDGSKQPIQAHADADWSSQSVAIKFMSFDNKGNLQEHSACVVRFKDRTHQETLQSQVQQTKQKMQTLRDQITTGESARFNRPMAYRMIRPLARFHDDYRAIDEVVLNSETLEASSKISFGTVKRDGDFHTHPAVIDALTQSCGFAMNCNDHTDIDVDVYMNHGWGSLELFEALDFEKKYTTYTQMHAGDGGLWYGDVTIFDEDRVVAFFGQIAIQGVPRRVLKVILSIESGKKGQPQRQVQEKPQTTSKPSTTPSSKPTQNKPAAKVEPTKFSTAIRIISEESGIEIADFTDGTTFSDVGIDSLLGLTISARFQEELDIDLDFNALFFEHPTVKDLRNFLQGPGEDVSGSSSSAASDSGRESDTTGSATPELREEFAKSIDVEFERALEIISEESGVARADLDDDTNFADCGVDSLLSLVIASRFQDAFDLDVRHEQLFMECQTVADLRSMLAKEMGMVETTPTAAISEAVEVPAPVVSEAVAEETAVTHSDVSALASREKAITELVHKYSAGFSAPTSTPSASPLSKNGTVVLVTGASGGLGSHLVYALAQLEDVRTVICLNRTNREDPETRQYKAMRDKGIRFPENLKSKLRIFQTDTSKPKLGLSDSEYSSMVRDVTHIIHNAWPMSAKRPLSGFESQFQVFRNLLDLGRECASGRPEDFKFSFQMVSSIGVVGQWGLAAGQTGKIVVPEERATIDSLLGNGYAEAKWGCERMLDETLHKYPNRFRPMVVRLGQIAGSKTSGYWNPMEHFGFLIKSSQTLNALPDVEGNLNWTPVNDIADTLTDLVLSDQAPRPIYHIDNPVGQQWRDVNDILSDALRIPNRVPFKQWLDLVRKAPQQDNPAALLADFLEDTYLRMACGGLVLDVKHTLEHSKSLAAVGPVSETVVRKYIHIWKEIGFLKTTAEDKAGFEAERMRLWGPRA is encoded by the exons ATGGCTTCCCATCTTAAGCTGTATCTCTTTGGAGATCAAACCTTTGAGATCCAGCCTCACTTGAAGACTCTGTTTCAGAAGCGCGACAATCTCTTCCTCCAAGACTTTCTGAGCAAGGCCTATCATGCGATCCGAGTCGAGCTTTTCAAGGTTCCCTATAGCATTCGGAAAGATCTTCCCCGATTCACCTGTCTTGaagatcttcttctttgggaTCAAAGTGGTCAACGATGTATCGCTCTCGACATGGCCATGACCACTCTTTACCAACTTGCGACGTTCATCAG CCAAGCAGGTATTTCGTCATATGATGCACAGAGTACAAGGGTCGTTGGTCTCTGTACAGGTGCTTTTGCAGCTGCAGCTATTAGTTGCAGTAGTTTCACAGCAGACCTCATCCCCATGGCCGTATACGCAGTCGTTACCTCTTTCAGAACTGGCTTGCTTGTTACTGATACTGCTCGAAGGGTTGACCCTTCGCAGAACATGGATCAGAGCTGGGCACTCCTAGTTCCAGGACACAAAGCGTCTGCTGGTGTTGAAGACTTTTGTAATGAGCAT GATCTCCCTTTGACAAGCAGACCTTACATAAGCGCATACGCTCCTAATGGCATCACCGTCAGTGGCCCACCACAGCGCCTCGTTGAACTTGCACAATACTTGTCCACCAAGAGTATCACGTCCAAGAGTATCCCAATCCATGGCGCTTACCACGCACCTCATCTGTACTCCCAGGAGAATGCGCGAGGGATTATCGCGAATTTGATGCTCAACAAAGCCACAGCCCTTTCCGAGCAGATCCCTCTTCTGTCTGGCACAGGTTTCAAGCCCGAGGAGCGCAGTTTCGCTACACTCCTAGAAGACGCTGTTGCTCAAGTTTTGCTTCATCCTCTTCGCTGGACTTCCATCTTTGAAGATGTGAAAGCTTCTTTGGAAGATACTTCTTCTGAGAAGTTCACTGTTGTGCCATTTGGTACCAACGCTGAGCACTTGATCTACACTGCTCTCAAGAAGACTTCTCTACGCTCACTTGTCCCTGATACCACGATCCCAAACCAGAAGATCACTCTCGATAGCATCCCTGACTCGGGAACCGGGAAGCCAAAGCTTGCCATTGTTGCCATGTCAGGTCGCTTCCCCGGCGCCAAGGACAACGAAGCATACTGGGATCTTCTGTACAAAGGCCTAGATGTTCACAAGCCAGTTCCAAACCTTCGCTGGGATCAGAAGACTCACGTCGATCCAACTGGAAAAAACAAGAATACTGGCGCTACCCCGTTTGGTTGTTGGCTCGATGACCCTGGCCAATTCGACGCCCGCTTCTTCAACATTTCTCCTCGTGAGGCTCCTCAGGTTGATCCCTCTCAGAGACTTGCCCTCATGACAGCCTATGAAGCAATTGAACAAGCCGGTATAGTCCCAGACGCCACTCCCTCTACTCGTCCTGATCGTGTTGGTGTCTTTTACGGTGTCACCAGCAACGATTGGATGGAAACGAACAGCGCGCAGAACATAGACACGTACTTCATACCTGGTGGCAACAGAGCTTTCATCCCGGGCCGCATCAACTACTTCTTCAAGTTCAGCGGCCCCAGCTATGCCATCGACACAGCGTGTTCGTCGAGTCTGGCAGGTATCCATCTCGCTTGTAATGCTCTATGGCAGAACGATGTCGACACCGCCATCGCAGGTGGAACAAATGTTCTGACGAACCCTGATTTCCACGCCGGTCTTGATCGCGGACACTTTCTGTCGCGCACGGGAAACTGCAAGACTTTTGACGATGGCGCTGATGGGTATTGTCGAGGTGAGGGTGTCGCGACAATTATCATCAAGAGGCTCGATGATGCGCTTGCTGAGAATGATCCCATTCTGGGCGTTGTACTTGGCGCGTACACGAACCATTCGGCCGAGTCGGAGAGTATCACCAGACCCCATGTCGGAGCTCAGCGGGTCATCTTTAACAAGATCCTTAACGAGGCGGCTGTTGATCCCTATACTGTCAGCTATGTTGAGATGCATGGAAC AGGCACTCAAGCGGGCGACGCAACAGAAATGTCGTCTGTCCTAGAGACATTCGCACCGCCAGTCTCGGACACCAAACTCGCTCGCGCAAACACTCAGAAGCTGTACATCGGTTCAGCGAAAGCCAATATTGGCCACGGAGAAGCCGCCTCTGGTGTATGCAGTGTCGTCAAAGTCCTTCAGATGATGCAGAAGAACACCATCGTCCCACACTGTGGTATCAAGACCAAGATCAACCATCGTTTCCCAACAGACTTTGAAGAGCGTAATGTTCGGATCGCATTTGAACCTACGCCTTGGGAAAGAATCAGTCTTGACATTCCCAGACGAGTCATGGTGAATAACTTCAGCGCTGCAGGTGGTAACTCCGCCTTGTTGATTCAGGATGCACCGCCCAAGAAGCAACTTACTTCTGGGAAGGACACCAGAGTTCAGTTTCCCATCGCTTTTACTGCCAAGAGTGGTATCTCCCTACAGGGTAATTTGAGATCAATGCTCAAGTTCCTTGCTCAGAGTCCTGATGTCTCTCTTGCTGAACTTTCGTACACGACCACTGCTCGTCGTatccatcatcaacatcggGTTCTGATCTCAGGTTCTACTCCGAGTGAGATCTGTAACAAGATCGAAACTGCTCTTGAGAACAATACTGGAGTCAATCGACCAAAGAGTGCACCCAAGATGGTCTTTTCCTTCACCGGCCAAGGAGCCCAGTACCCAGGAATGGGAAAGCAGCTCTTTGAAGAGAACACTTTTGTGCGCGAGGAACTTCTCCAATTGGACCGGATCGCCCAGAATCTGGGTTTCCCATCTATGTTGCCCTTCATCCAGTCTGAAGAACAGGATGTCGCCAAATTTGCGCCGTCACTAGTCCAACTCGCTAGTGTTTCTCTTCAGATCACACTGAGCAAGCTCTGGGCTTCTTGGGGCATTATTCCGAGCGCTGTTGTTGGACATAGTCTTGGAGAGTATGCCGCTCTCAATGTCTCTGGTGTACTCTCAGACACCGATACTCTCTTCCTGGTTGGCGGCAGAGCGCAGCTGCTTGAGACCAAGTGCACTCGCGGTACGCATGCTATGCTTGTGGTGAAGGGGTCTCAAGATGAGATCGCTGTGGCTTTGAAGGGTGTAGAGTATGAGACTGCTTGCATCAACTCTCTCATCGAGACCGTCCTTGCTGGTCCTAATGATCAAGtcgccaaggtcaaggagattCTCACTGCAGCGAGTTTCAAGACTACTTTGCTCAAGGTTCCCTATGCCTTCCATTCATCACAACTTGAGCCCGTTGTTTCAGACATTGAGGCACTAGCAAGCAGGGTGTCATTCTCGAAACCCAATATCCCCGTTCTCTGCCCTCTTGACGGCACTGTGGTGCAGGACTACGATATCTTCAGTGCTTCTTACCTTGCAAAGCACTCGCGCCAACCCGTCAACATGCTTTCCGCTCTTACAACAGCCTATCGCGACAGCACAATCAGCGATCGCCACATGATGCTCGAAGTTGGTCCTCATCCTGCTGTTACGGGTATGGTGAAGCCCACTCTCGGCCAGCAGATAACTTGCATTGCCTCACTCCAACGTGGCAGAGCACCATGGGAAATGCTCTCCGCTGCACTCAAGACCCTTTACGATGCCGGTTCTAGCATCAACTGGGCTGACTATCAGAGCAATTTCCCAGGTTCGCATTCTGTTGTTGCGCTTCCGGCTTATAGCTGGGACCTCAAGGACTACTGGATCAAGTATGTCAACGACTGGACACTACGAAAAGGAGATCCTCCCCTGGTCATCAACAATGCACCCAAGCTTGAGAGTACCACTATTCATCGCGTCGTTGAGGAAGATGGTGACTCTAACAAGACACACATTGTTGTCGAGGCGGATATTGCTCGCAAGGACTTGAGTCCACTCGTCCAAGGGCATGAAGTCGACGGTATCCCTCTATGTACACCATCTGTATACGCAGATATTGGTTTGACTCTGGGCAAGTATCTTCTCGAGAAGTACCAACCTCAAAACAAAGATAACATGGTTGTTGTCTCGGACATGACTGTTTCCAAGGCCTTGATCTTGCGCGGTGATGGATCGAAGCAGCCTATCCAAGCCCATGCTGACGCTGACTGGTCGTCTCAATCCGTGGCTATCAAGTTTATGTCTTTTGAT AACAAGGGCAATCTTCAAGAGCACTCTGCTTGTGTCGTTCGCTTCAAGGACAGAACCCACCAGGAAACCCTCCAATCTCAAGTCCAGCAAACGAAGCAGAAGATGCAAACTCTTCGGGATCAAATTACAACAGGCGAAAGCGCCCGCTTCAATCGACCCATGGCCTACCGCATGATCCGCCCTCTTGCGCGTTTCCACGATGACTACCGTGCCATCGACGAAGTCGTTCTCAACAGTGAGACTCTTGAAGCATCCAGCAAGATTAGCTTCGGAACTGTCAAGCGGGATGGTGATTTCCATACCCACCCTGCCGTCATCGATGCCCTCACCCAATCCTGTGGATTCGCCATGAACTGTAATGATCATACCGACATTGACGTCGATGTGTACATGAATCATGGTTGGGGATCTCTAGAGCTTTTTGAGGCACTGGACTTTGAGAAGAAGTACACTACTTATACGCAGATGCATGCTGGTGATGGTGGACTTTGGTACGGTGATGTGACCATCTTTGATGAGGACAGAGTCGTTGCTTTCTTTGGGCAGATCGCG ATTCAGGGTGTTCCCCGACGTGTTCTCAAGGTCATTctctctattgagagtggcAAGAAGGGTCAACCTCAACGCCAGGTTCAGGAGAAACCTCAAACCACTTCCAAGCCCTCCACCACACCATCATCCAAGCCGACGCAGAACAAGCCAGCAGCCAAGGTTGAGCCTACCAAGTTCTCCACCGCCATTCGCATCATCTCAGAAGAAAGCGGTATCGAGATTGCCGACTTCACAGACGGCACCACCTTTTCGGACGTGGGCATTGACTCCCTCCTTGGTCTCACAATATCCGCCCGCTTCCAGGAAGAACTTGACATCGATCTTGACTTCAACGCACTCTTCTTCGAGCATCCCACCGTCAAGGATCTACGCAACTTCCTTCAAGGTCCAGGGGAAGACGTCAGTGGAAGTTCTTCCTCCGCAGCCAGTGACTCTGGTAGAGAGTCAGACACGACTGGAAGCGCAACTCCTGAACTTCGTGAAGAGTTTGCCAAGTCCATTGATGTCGAGTTTGAGCGTGCCCTCGAGATTATCTCCGAGGAGAGCGGTGTTGCGCGCGCTGATTTGGACGACGATACCAATTTCGCTGACTGTGGCGTTGATTCGCTTTTGTCTCTTGTCATTGCGAGTCGCTTCCAGGATGCGTTTGACTTGGATGTTCGGCACGAGCAGTTGTTCATGGAGTGTCAGACGGTCGCTGATTTGAGAAGTATGCTCGCCAAAGAGATGGGTATGGTTGAAACGACGCCTACTGCCGCTATCAGCGAAGCTGTTGAAGTTCCTGCGCCTGTTGTTTCGGAGGCTGTTGCTGAAGAGACCGCTGTTACTCATAGCGATGTCTCTGCTCTTGCTTCGCGAGAAAAGGCCATCACTGAGCTCGTCCACAAGTACTCAGCTGGCTTTTCCGCCCCGACTTCTACTCCTTCTGCCTCACCTCTCAGCAAGAACGGCACCGTCGTCCTCGTTACTGGAGCGTCTGGCGGTCTTGGTAGTCATCTCGTCTACGCTCTCGCTCAACTTGAAGATGTTCGCACAGTCATCTGCCTCAATCGTACAAACAGAGAGGACCCTGAGACTCGTCAGTACAAGGCTATGAGAGACAAGGGTATTCGATTCCCAGAGAATCTCAAGTCCAAGCTACGAATCTTCCAGACAGACACTTCAAAGCCTAAGCTGGGACTTTCAGATAGCGAGTACTCTTCCATGGTACGTGATGTAACTCACATCATTCACAATGCCTGGCCCATGAGCGCCAAGCGGCCTCTCTCAGGTTTTGAGTCTCAGTTCCAAGTCTTTCGCAACCTTCTCGATCTCGGTCGCGAGTGCGCCTCTGGTCGTCCTGAGGACTTCAAGTTCAGCTTCCAGATGGTGTCGTCTATCGGTGTAGTAGGACAATGGGGTCTGGCAGCTGGTCAAACAGGCAAGATTGTCGTCCCTGAGGAGAGAGCCACTATCGATTCACTTCTCGGTAATGGCTATGCCGAAGCGAAATGGGGTTGTGAGAGAATGCTCGATGAGACTCTTCACAAGTATCCTAACCGTTTCCGCCCTATGGTTGTTCGCCTTGGTCAAATCGCTGGATCCAAGACAAGCGGGTATTGGAACCCAATGGAGCACTTTGGATTCCTCATCAAGTCATCGCAGACGTTGAACGCTCTCCCTGATGTGGAAGGAAACCTGAACTGGACTCCTGTAAACGACATCGCGGACACTCTGACTGATCTCGTCTTGTCCGATCAAGCTCCTCGTCCGATTTACCATATCGATAATCCAGTTGGTCAACAATGGCGCGACGTCAATGATATTCTGTCCGACGCTTTACGCATCCCCAACCGAGTCCCATTCAAACAATGGCTCGACCTCGTACGAAAGGCACCTCAACAGGATAACCCCGCCGCTTTGCTCGCAGATTTCCTTGAAGATACATATCTTCGCATGGCTTGTGGTGGCCTCGTACTTGATGTGAAGCATACCCTCGAGCACTCCAAGTCCCTGGCGGCTGTTGGGCCTGTTTCAGAGACTGTGGTGAGAAAGTACATTCACATTTGGAAGGAGATTGGATTCTTGAAGACTACTGCGGAGGATAAGGCGGGATTTGAGGCTGAACGGATGAGACTCTGGGGACCTAGAGCGTGA
- a CDS encoding hypothetical protein (SECRETED:SignalP(1-16)~MEROPS:MER0034727), whose protein sequence is MLGAALLALVAVGADSQASSNSPVVQLRNGSYYGTHNSMYNQDLFLGMPYAQPPLGNLRFRHPQPLNETWTDVRNATDYQSKCYQYGYPSGPLSGGSDDCLHLNVIRPASVKNEKLPVLVWIHGGGLVGGYSGDPNSNLSWIIDESVKMGSPIIGVSINYRLGAWGYLWSSAVEKAGEGNNGFRDQRLALQWIQENIAAFGGDSEKVTIWGQSGGARGVASQLTAFGGRDDGLFRAAILESATGFHTNFREEDVEDAPSWDKGYKSLLESTGCETAKDSLQCLREVPSLELAETIGNVSFPVYLDIVDGDFIQDDRSELIRQEKFVPVSIINGVATDDGDFFAQRGVNTTQEWESYLRREGASNSTIEAISALYPDIPRVGLPATFKGRPSGELASYGAQWKRAVAFGGDRAMHAPRRAWNRKWSESNLTAYSYRFDVVSGDRNPVQGAGHSVDLPFVFRNTERLAQLNATEPRPGSFDGLSVLMSRMWISFASGLNPNFDGMQSSEWPKYGVEEGRNMVFHIDNSSVAYVEEDTYRTEQLEYPDRKLWKTGLQAGM, encoded by the coding sequence ATGCTGGGTGCTGCTCTTCTTGCTTTGGTGGCTGTGGGCGCTGATTCTCAAGCATCATCGAATAGCCCAGTCGTTCAACTTCGCAATGGGTCATATTATGGTACTCACAACTCAATGTATAACCAGGACTTGTTCCTTGGTATGCCTTATGCCCAACCTCCTCTGGGTAACCTGCGATTCAGACATCCTCAGCCTTTGAACGAGACTTGGACCGACGTGCGCAATGCAACAGACTACCAGTCCAAATGTTACCAGTACGGTTATCCCTCAGGTCCACTATCAGGTGGCTCAGATGACTGTCTTCATCTCAATGTCATCCGACCAGCATCAGTCAAGAATGAGAAACTCCCTGTTCTTGTGTGGATACACGGCGGTGGTCTAGTCGGTGGTTACAGCGGCGATCCCAATTCCAACCTAAGCTGGATCATCGACGAATCCGTCAAAATGGGTTCACCAATCATCGGCGTCTCAATCAACTATCGTCTCGGAGCTTGGGGATATCTCTGGAGCTCTGCTGTCGAAAAAGCAGGTGAAGGAAACAACGGCTTTCGAGACCAAAGGCTTGCTTTGCAATGGATCCAAGAGAACATCGCTGCATTTGGGGGCGATTCGGAGAAAGTAACCATCTGGGGCCAGAGTGGTGGAGCTCGTGGTGTTGCATCTCAATTAACTGCTTTTGGAGGCCGAGATGATGGATTGTTTAGAGCGGCTATTCTTGAGAGTGCGACTGGATTCCATACCAACTTTCGAGAGGAAGATGTCGAAGATGCTCCGAGTTGGGATAAGGGATATAAATCGCTTCTCGAATCGACGGGCTGCGAAACTGCAAAAGACTCTTTACAATGTCTTAGAGAAGTACCATCTTTGGAACTCGCAGAGACCATCGGCAATGTCTCGTTCCCTGTCTATCTCGACATCGTTGATGGGGACTTTATCCAAGATGATCGCTCAGAGCTGATCCGACAGGAGAAATTCGTTCCGGTATCAATCATCAACGGCGTGGCAACCGATGACGGCGATTTCTTTGCTCAGAGAGGCGTAAACACAACACAAGAGTGGGAATCGTACTTGAGAAGAGAAGGAGCCAGCAACAGTACTATCGAAGCCATCTCTGCTTTATACCCTGATATTCCCCGTGTCGGTCTCCCTGCAACATTCAAAGGGCGTCCCTCGGGAGAGCTCGCTTCGTATGGAGCGCAATGGAAGCGCGCGGTAGCATTCGGAGGTGATAGAGCGATGCATGCACCTAGAAGGGCTTGGAATAGAAAATGGTCCGAATCCAATCTGACTGCGTACAGCTATCGTTTCGATGTTGTATCGGGAGATCGCAATCCAGTGCAAGGAGCTGGTCATTCGGTTGATCTACCGTTTGTCTTCCGCAACACGGAGCGTCTAGCACAGCTCAACGCTACGGAGCCCAGGCCCGGATCTTTTGATGGGTTATCAGTTTTGATGTCGCGCATGTGGATTAGCTTTGCAAGTGGTCTCAATCCCAATTTTGATGGGATGCAAAGCTCAGAGTGGCCAAAGTATGGAGTAGAAGAAGGTAGAAATATGGTGTTTCATATTGACAACTCCTCTGTGGCATATGTGGAGGAGGACACCTATAGAACCGAGCAACTGGAGTACCCGGATCGCAAGTTGTGGAAGACAGGACTACAGGCTGGTATGTAA